In a single window of the Drosophila subpulchrella strain 33 F10 #4 breed RU33 chromosome X, RU_Dsub_v1.1 Primary Assembly, whole genome shotgun sequence genome:
- the LOC119557342 gene encoding uncharacterized protein LOC119557342, with amino-acid sequence MSETKVKGDKSKRQNKKKEKVPDKKVDEEYLRRRRILCQLSRAPGICPLGNCEQVVFPSGLLVHLLHKHGHEPTKMIYIVYDDQPLRLKFKLDDLELDVPQAMAILLYAGTENKKETLPARRHLSFPNSGLLNERRCYEHHLTMVLMICRSTWTAMLPDQELATELEENDVPNNTIYIIWLVSPVTTNRMLYTMTLFDRFYIQSRGVIRNTRNYIASQNPRDFLSLESDYLLLRHEDALDLMGEKENTGHDVDLPEGIRLELFLHEDLSANFVESRISRHVLDTYNGHGAKMPRNKMNLDRDAQGKLFLNRKPLSVPTIASPKASSPEMESIQPEEAKKNTIDDQSKELAPKVSKEKTKARKKAKPLRGHSSELIVDKDLIKSLVTDQKKVYKKELELSQEVNPKDDKEENDNCQNKLEAKWSNYVIALKRRKAKAKKLKKTMEKYLQTCQEENSSLSNLEDTLREFAKADPDQLLADKGKKKRKSISPERHPRKSKQVCPEEPTGSRMKAGSSRAVTMESIEEITAIPMRELQESIWNLQIPITKEVLETVKEAVIKSVKEAVIKVAQKTENLQPEFELEEQEMRKPALESQSKPETQPEMQGKTKTVTETEMTPENLAKILGVAIESVSVTDCDSGSETCAP; translated from the coding sequence ATGAGTGAAACGAAGGTGAAGGGAGACAAATCGAAAAGGCAGAACAAGAAAAAGGAGAAAGTCCCCGATAAGAAAGTGGATGAGGAATATCTTCGTCGCCGGCGGATCTTATGTCAATTATCCCGGGCTCCTGGAATATGCCCGCTGGGCAATTGCGAGCAGGTGGTTTTCCCCTCGGGCCTGTTGGTTCACCTTCTCCACAAGCACGGCCACGAACCCACCAAAATGATATACATAGTTTACGATGATCAGCCACTGCGTTTAAAATTCAAACTCGATGACCTTGAGCTGGATGTACCGCAGGCCATGGCCATATTGCTGTATGCTGGCACCGAGAATAAAAAAGAAACTCTGCCAGCTCGCCGGCATTTGAGTTTCCCCAACAGCGGTCTTCTGAACGAAAGACGTTGCTATGAACATCATTTGACCATGGTCCTTATGATTTGCAGGTCCACCTGGACTGCCATGCTGCCCGATCAGGAATTGGCCACCGAGCTGGAGGAGAATGACGTGCCGAATAATACCATATATATCATCTGGTTGGTCTCTCCGGTGACCACCAATCGAATGCTATACACCATGACCCTCTTCGATCGTTTCTACATACAATCGCGTGGTGTCATTCGAAATACCAGGAACTATATTGCCTCACAGAATCCCAGGGATTTTCTAAGTCTCGAATCGGATTACCTTCTACTCCGCCATGAAGATGCATTGGATTTAATGGGTGAAAAGGAGAATACCGGGCACGATGTCGACCTGCCGGAGGGCATTCGTTTGGAACTGTTCCTGCACGAGGACCTGTCCGCAAATTTCGTAGAGAGCCGGATCTCTAGACATGTGCTGGATACCTACAATGGCCACGGTGCAAAAATGCCACGCAATAAGATGAATCTCGATAGGGATGCCCAGGGAAAACTGTTCCTCAATCGAAAACCCCTCTCGGTTCCCACGATAGCCAGTCCAAAGGCGTCGTCTCCGGAAATGGAAAGCATTCAGCCCGAGGAGGCTAAAAAGAATACAATCGATGATCAGAGCAAGGAACTGGCCCCTAAGGTTTCCAAGGAAAAAACGAAGGCCAGGAAGAAGGCTAAGCCTTTGCGGGGACACTCCTCTGAGTTAATAGTTGATAAAGATCTTATAAAATCGCTTGTGACTGATCAAAAGAAGGTTTATAAAAAGGAACTTGAATTGAGTCAAGAAGTAAACCCAAAGGATGACAAAGAGGAAAATGATAATTGCCAAAACAAACTAGAAGCCAAATGGTCCAATTATGTAATTGCTTTGAAGCGGAGAAAAGCCAAAGCTAAGAAGCTGAAAAAAACCATGGAAAAGTATCTGCAAACTTGCCAAGAGGAAAATTCTTCTTTAAGTAATCTCGAAGACACCCTCAGGGAATTTGCTAAAGCGGATCCTGACCAGCTTTTAGCCGATAAGggtaaaaagaaaagaaaatccATTTCACCGGAAAGACATCCAAGGAAATCCAAGCAAGTGTGCCCAGAAGAACCCACAGGATCACGCATGAAGGCAGGATCCAGCCGAGCAGTGACCATGGAATCCATAGAAGAAATCACAGCCATTCCCATGAGGGAACTGCAGGAATCGATATGGAATTTGCAAATTCCGATCACCAAGGAAGTACTGGAAACGGTGAAGGAGGCGGTAATTAAGTCGGTCAAGGAGGCGGTTATAAAGGTGGCCCAAAAGACGGAAAATCTACAGCCAGAATTCGAGCTGGAAGAGCAGGAGATGCGGAAACCTGCCTTAGAATCTCAATCCAAACCAGAAACCCAACCGGAAATGCAAGGCAAGACTAAAACCGTTACGGAA